A single region of the Longimicrobiaceae bacterium genome encodes:
- a CDS encoding sugar nucleotide-binding protein — protein MRVLVTGGGGLLGGALLRSAPPEVELHATVRGAPAAGAATHPVELTDAGSVRRAWDEARPDLVIHTAFDTRAGEREIADAHRNVARACRETGAALVHLSTDALLDGKHAPYDETAAPAPVHEYGRLKALAEAGVREECPDAAVVRTSLLVRADPPDRTTAWAVDALRRGEPVRLFTDELRCPVAVDDLAAQLWELAALPAAERSGVWNLAGPEAISRYALGLLIAARYGLDPRGIVPLPSAASPAPRPRDLRMTTARADHALRTRPRGVSVVLAPTDGA, from the coding sequence ATGCGCGTGCTGGTGACCGGAGGGGGCGGGCTGCTCGGCGGCGCCCTCCTCCGCTCGGCCCCGCCGGAGGTGGAGCTGCACGCCACCGTGCGGGGCGCGCCAGCCGCGGGCGCGGCGACCCACCCCGTGGAGCTCACGGACGCGGGGAGCGTCCGCCGGGCCTGGGACGAGGCCCGTCCCGACCTGGTGATCCACACCGCGTTCGACACCCGCGCGGGGGAGCGCGAGATCGCCGACGCGCACCGGAACGTCGCGCGCGCGTGCCGGGAGACCGGCGCGGCGCTGGTGCACCTCAGCACCGACGCGCTCCTGGACGGCAAGCACGCGCCGTACGACGAGACGGCTGCCCCCGCCCCGGTGCACGAGTACGGGCGCCTCAAGGCGCTGGCCGAAGCCGGGGTGCGCGAGGAGTGCCCGGACGCGGCGGTGGTGCGCACCTCGCTCCTCGTGCGCGCAGACCCCCCGGACCGCACCACCGCCTGGGCGGTGGACGCGCTCCGCCGCGGCGAGCCCGTGCGCCTGTTCACGGACGAGCTGCGCTGCCCCGTCGCCGTCGACGACCTGGCGGCACAGCTCTGGGAGCTGGCGGCGCTCCCGGCCGCGGAGCGCTCCGGCGTCTGGAACCTGGCCGGCCCGGAGGCGATCAGCCGCTACGCGCTGGGCCTGCTGATCGCGGCGCGGTACGGACTCGATCCCCGCGGCATCGTCCCGCTCCCGAGCGCCGCCTCGCCAGCGCCCCGCCCGCGCGACCTGCGCATGACCACCGCGCGCGCCGACCACGCGCTGCGGACGCGGCCGCGCGGCGTCAGCGTCGTGCTCGCCCCGACCGACGGCGCATGA
- a CDS encoding putative molybdenum carrier protein, producing the protein MVVSGLERVVSGGQAGVDRAALDAALEAGIGVGGWCPAGRRAEDGRIPDRYPLRETPSADADERTEWNVRDSDGTLVVFAGPLRGGTELTVQVAHRLGRPLLVVDLARGEDPAEVARWITVLGIRTLNVAGPRESEIPGIYGRTLALLRGVLGAEGG; encoded by the coding sequence ATGGTCGTGAGCGGGCTGGAGCGGGTCGTCTCGGGGGGACAGGCCGGGGTGGACCGCGCGGCGCTGGACGCCGCGCTGGAGGCGGGGATCGGCGTGGGCGGGTGGTGCCCGGCCGGGCGGCGCGCGGAGGACGGTCGCATCCCCGACCGCTACCCGCTCCGCGAGACCCCCTCGGCCGACGCCGACGAGCGCACGGAGTGGAACGTGCGCGACTCCGACGGCACGCTGGTGGTCTTCGCCGGCCCGCTCCGCGGCGGGACCGAGCTGACGGTGCAGGTGGCGCACCGGCTCGGCAGGCCGCTCCTGGTGGTGGACCTGGCGCGCGGCGAGGACCCGGCGGAGGTGGCGCGGTGGATCACGGTCCTCGGCATCCGCACGCTCAACGTCGCCGGGCCGCGCGAGAGCGAGATCCCGGGGATCTACGGCCGCACGCTCGCGCTGCTGCGCGGCGTCCTCGGCGCGGAGGGCGGGTGA
- a CDS encoding HD domain-containing protein — translation MPEGIEVPEERAEFGRTVAERLAHRVVLNVPSRNNPKLARLIERINADDELYALWTAVNVNAVERLGMTDHGPVHVKIVMNIAEKLLRLLVERGVEPGVVANYGMGLEEAEVVVALASLLHDTGMSIHRIDHEGFSLFVAQEKLRELLSEVYDVATATVLRSEVLHAIIAHRAGGKPLTLEAGIVRVADALDMAKGRSRIPFSAGSVSIHSISAAAVEAVHLESGVEKPVRLRIELSNSAGVFQLDQLFREKLAGSGLERFIELEAEFIGENERRLVTAYRL, via the coding sequence ATGCCCGAGGGGATCGAGGTGCCGGAGGAGCGCGCGGAGTTCGGCCGCACGGTGGCGGAGCGCCTGGCGCACCGCGTCGTCCTGAACGTGCCGAGCCGGAACAACCCGAAGCTTGCCCGCCTGATCGAGCGGATCAACGCCGACGACGAGCTGTACGCGCTCTGGACCGCGGTCAACGTGAACGCCGTGGAGCGCCTGGGAATGACGGACCACGGCCCGGTCCACGTGAAGATCGTGATGAACATCGCCGAGAAGCTCCTGCGCCTCCTCGTGGAGCGCGGCGTGGAGCCGGGGGTGGTGGCGAACTACGGGATGGGGCTGGAAGAGGCGGAGGTGGTGGTGGCGCTCGCCTCGCTCCTGCACGACACCGGGATGTCCATCCACCGCATCGACCACGAGGGCTTCTCGCTCTTCGTGGCGCAGGAGAAGCTCCGAGAGCTGCTGTCCGAGGTGTACGACGTCGCCACGGCCACCGTGCTGCGCTCCGAGGTCCTGCACGCCATCATCGCCCACCGCGCGGGGGGGAAGCCGCTCACCCTGGAGGCGGGGATCGTGCGCGTTGCCGACGCGCTCGACATGGCCAAGGGGCGCTCGCGCATCCCGTTCTCCGCGGGCTCGGTGAGCATCCACTCCATCTCCGCCGCGGCGGTGGAGGCGGTGCACCTGGAGTCCGGCGTGGAGAAGCCGGTCCGCCTGCGGATCGAGCTGTCCAACTCCGCGGGCGTCTTCCAGCTCGACCAGCTCTTCCGCGAGAAGCTGGCGGGGAGCGGGCTGGAGCGGTTCATCGAGCTGGAGGCCGAGTTCATCGGCGAGAACGAGCGGCGGCTGGTGACCGCGTACCGGCTGTAG